A single genomic interval of Pyrus communis chromosome 7, drPyrComm1.1, whole genome shotgun sequence harbors:
- the LOC137739640 gene encoding probable galacturonosyltransferase 14 isoform X2, whose translation MQLHFSPSMRSITISSSNGFIDLMKIKVGARHISYRTVFHTILILAFLLPFVFILTAVVTLEDCLGRRLGPRLLGRVDDSGRLVRDFYKVLNQVNTEEIPAGLKLPDSFNQLVSEMKNSQYDARTFAFMLRAMMENFEREIRESKFSELMNKHFAASSVPKGIYCLSMRLTDEYSSNAHARKQLPPPELLPLLSDNSYHHFILSTDNILAASVVVASAVQSSRQPEKIVFHVITDKKTYAGMHSWFALNPVFPAIVEVKGVHQFDWLTRENVPVLEAVENQNGIRNYYHGNHIAGANLSATTPRTFASKLQARSPKYISLLNHLRIYIPELFPNLDKVVFLDDDVVIQQDLSPLWELDLGGKVNGAVETCKGEDDWVMSKRFRNYFNFSHPLVSKNLDPEECAWAYGMNIFDLSAWRKTNIRETYHSWLKENLKSNLTMWRLGTLPPALIAFRGHVHAIDPRWHMLGLGYQNNTNIESVSRAAVIHYNGQSKPWLQIGFEHLRPFWTKYVNYSNDFVRSCHILDS comes from the exons ATGCAGCTTCACTTCTCGCCTAGTATGAGAAGCATAACGATCTCGAGCAGCAATGGGTTTATTGACTTGATGAAGATCAAGGTCGGAGCTCGCCACATCTCTTATCGAACGGTTTTCCACACCATTCTAATCCTCGCTTTCTTATTGCCCTTCGTCTTCATTCTCACTGCTGTTGTTACTCTTGAAG ACTGTTTAGGTAGGCGCTTGGGACCAAGGCTTCTGGGTAGGGTTGATGATTCAGGG AGACTGGTTAGAGACTTTTACAAGGTTCTAAACCAAGTGAACACTGAAGAAATCCCAGCTGGTCTAAAGCTTCCAGATTCATTTAATCAACTTGTTTCCGAAATGAAGAACAGCCAGTATGATGCAAGGACCTTTGCTTTCATGTTAAGAGCAATG ATGGAGAATTTTGAAAGGGAAATCAGAGAATCTAAGTTTTCAGAATTGATGAACAAACACTTTGCAGCAAGTTCTGTACCCAAGGGCATTTACTGTCTGTCTATGCGTTTGACTGATGAATATTCATCCAATGCTCATGCACGTAAACAATTGCCTCCTCCAGAGTTACTGCCATTGCTCTCTGACAACTCTTATCACCACTTTATTCTATCCACTGATAACATTCTAGCTGCTTCAGTTGTTGTTGCTTCTGCTGTCCAGTCATCTCGACAACCTGAAAAGATAGTCTTCCATGTCATTACTGACAAGAAAACCTACGCTGGTATGCACTCATGGTTTGCACTCAACCCTGTCTTCCCTGCTATTGTTGAAGTGAAAGGTGTGCATCAGTTTGATTGGTTAACAAGAGAAAATGTTCCAGTCCTTGAAGCCGTAGAAAACCAAAATGGGATCAGGAATTATTACCATGGGAATCATATTGCAGGGGCCAATCTTAGTGCTACAACTCCGCGGACATTTGCATCAAAATTGCAGGCTAGAAGTCCGAAATACATATCCTTACTCAACCATCTCCGGATATATATTCCTGAG CTATTTCCCAACCTTGACAAGGTGGTTTTCCTGGACGATGATGTTGTGATTCAGCAAGATTTATCACCACTTTGGGAACTTGACCTTGGAGGAAAGGTCAATGGAGCTGTCGAAACTTGTAAAGGTGAAGACGATTGGGTGATGTCCAAGCGATTCAGGAACTACTTCAATTTTTCTCATCCCCTCGTATCAAAGAATTTGGACCCTGAAGAATGTGCATGGGCTTATGGGATGAATATTTTTGATCTCAGTGCCTGGAGAAAAACAAATATTAGAGAGACTTACCATTCCTGGCTAAAAGAG AATCTGAAGTCAAATCTAACAATGTGGAGGCTTGGGACCCTACCACCCGCTTTAATTGCATTTAGAGGTCATGTTCACGCAATTGACCCAAGGTGGCACATGCTTGGGTTGGGTTATCAAAATAACACCAATATCGAGTCTGTGTCAAGGGCTGCAGTGATACACTATAATGGTCAGTCAAAACCATGGTTGCAGATTGGCTTTGAGCATCTTCGGCCGTTTTGGACCAAGTATGTCAACTACTCGAATGACTTTGTAAGGAGCTGCCACATCTTGGACTCATAG
- the LOC137739640 gene encoding probable galacturonosyltransferase 14 isoform X1, whose amino-acid sequence MQLHFSPSMRSITISSSNGFIDLMKIKVGARHISYRTVFHTILILAFLLPFVFILTAVVTLEGVNKCSSFDCLGRRLGPRLLGRVDDSGRLVRDFYKVLNQVNTEEIPAGLKLPDSFNQLVSEMKNSQYDARTFAFMLRAMMENFEREIRESKFSELMNKHFAASSVPKGIYCLSMRLTDEYSSNAHARKQLPPPELLPLLSDNSYHHFILSTDNILAASVVVASAVQSSRQPEKIVFHVITDKKTYAGMHSWFALNPVFPAIVEVKGVHQFDWLTRENVPVLEAVENQNGIRNYYHGNHIAGANLSATTPRTFASKLQARSPKYISLLNHLRIYIPELFPNLDKVVFLDDDVVIQQDLSPLWELDLGGKVNGAVETCKGEDDWVMSKRFRNYFNFSHPLVSKNLDPEECAWAYGMNIFDLSAWRKTNIRETYHSWLKENLKSNLTMWRLGTLPPALIAFRGHVHAIDPRWHMLGLGYQNNTNIESVSRAAVIHYNGQSKPWLQIGFEHLRPFWTKYVNYSNDFVRSCHILDS is encoded by the exons ATGCAGCTTCACTTCTCGCCTAGTATGAGAAGCATAACGATCTCGAGCAGCAATGGGTTTATTGACTTGATGAAGATCAAGGTCGGAGCTCGCCACATCTCTTATCGAACGGTTTTCCACACCATTCTAATCCTCGCTTTCTTATTGCCCTTCGTCTTCATTCTCACTGCTGTTGTTACTCTTGAAGGTGTCAACAAGTGCTCCTCATTTG ACTGTTTAGGTAGGCGCTTGGGACCAAGGCTTCTGGGTAGGGTTGATGATTCAGGG AGACTGGTTAGAGACTTTTACAAGGTTCTAAACCAAGTGAACACTGAAGAAATCCCAGCTGGTCTAAAGCTTCCAGATTCATTTAATCAACTTGTTTCCGAAATGAAGAACAGCCAGTATGATGCAAGGACCTTTGCTTTCATGTTAAGAGCAATG ATGGAGAATTTTGAAAGGGAAATCAGAGAATCTAAGTTTTCAGAATTGATGAACAAACACTTTGCAGCAAGTTCTGTACCCAAGGGCATTTACTGTCTGTCTATGCGTTTGACTGATGAATATTCATCCAATGCTCATGCACGTAAACAATTGCCTCCTCCAGAGTTACTGCCATTGCTCTCTGACAACTCTTATCACCACTTTATTCTATCCACTGATAACATTCTAGCTGCTTCAGTTGTTGTTGCTTCTGCTGTCCAGTCATCTCGACAACCTGAAAAGATAGTCTTCCATGTCATTACTGACAAGAAAACCTACGCTGGTATGCACTCATGGTTTGCACTCAACCCTGTCTTCCCTGCTATTGTTGAAGTGAAAGGTGTGCATCAGTTTGATTGGTTAACAAGAGAAAATGTTCCAGTCCTTGAAGCCGTAGAAAACCAAAATGGGATCAGGAATTATTACCATGGGAATCATATTGCAGGGGCCAATCTTAGTGCTACAACTCCGCGGACATTTGCATCAAAATTGCAGGCTAGAAGTCCGAAATACATATCCTTACTCAACCATCTCCGGATATATATTCCTGAG CTATTTCCCAACCTTGACAAGGTGGTTTTCCTGGACGATGATGTTGTGATTCAGCAAGATTTATCACCACTTTGGGAACTTGACCTTGGAGGAAAGGTCAATGGAGCTGTCGAAACTTGTAAAGGTGAAGACGATTGGGTGATGTCCAAGCGATTCAGGAACTACTTCAATTTTTCTCATCCCCTCGTATCAAAGAATTTGGACCCTGAAGAATGTGCATGGGCTTATGGGATGAATATTTTTGATCTCAGTGCCTGGAGAAAAACAAATATTAGAGAGACTTACCATTCCTGGCTAAAAGAG AATCTGAAGTCAAATCTAACAATGTGGAGGCTTGGGACCCTACCACCCGCTTTAATTGCATTTAGAGGTCATGTTCACGCAATTGACCCAAGGTGGCACATGCTTGGGTTGGGTTATCAAAATAACACCAATATCGAGTCTGTGTCAAGGGCTGCAGTGATACACTATAATGGTCAGTCAAAACCATGGTTGCAGATTGGCTTTGAGCATCTTCGGCCGTTTTGGACCAAGTATGTCAACTACTCGAATGACTTTGTAAGGAGCTGCCACATCTTGGACTCATAG